The Acidimicrobiales bacterium genomic sequence GCGGGGTGTTCCTCCAGGGGATGTGGTTCGGCTGCAACGGCAACGGCTGCGCCGTCGCCTACCACCCCGGCGAGGGCACGGGCGTGGTCACGATCCCCCACGGCAAGGCGATCGACCAGGTGAGCGGCTTCCTGCTGGCCAACGGGATGCTGCCCGAGTCGATCATCGAGAACGGGGCCGGTGGGTCGCTCGGCCCATATTCGATCTCGCTCACCCGCTGACCCCTCCCGATGACTCAACTCGGACGGTCGGGCGGCCGATCCTGGCGGCGAGGAGGGGATGGGATGGCACGCCGGGCGCGGAGAGGACGGCAGCGGGGATCGGTGCTGGTCGAGGCGGCCATCATCTTCCCCGTCCTGCTGATGGTGACCTTCGGGATGATCGAGTACGGGCTGGCGTTCATGTCCGCTTCGACGACCAGCTCGGCGACCCGGTCGGGGGCCCGCATCGCGTCCACGGCCTACGCCCCTGCCGTCAGGTCCGGCACCGCCAACGGCGTGATCGACCAGGTGCGGCTGGCCGTGGAGGACGACCTCAAGGCGCTGTCCCGGGCCACGCCCGTGAAGCTGTGGATGTACCGGGCCGACCCGTCGAGCCCCGGCGGCGCCCCCACCGGGTCGCCGAACTTCACCACCTGCACCACGAACTGCATCAGGTGGACGTGGGACGGCAACCACTTCGCCAGCCGGGCGGGCACGTGGCCGTCGCCGACGGCGTGCGGCAGCACCCTCGACAGCGTCGGCATCTACGTCCAGGTCCGCCACGAGTTCCTGACGGGGTTCTTCGGGAACGGCAAGACCATCTCGGAGCACACCGTCATGCGGATCGAGCCGCTCCCGACCGACCAGTGCCCGTGACGCCCGACGACGCCCCGGCCGGCGACCGCCTGAGCGGCGACGACGACGGGTTCGTCGCCGTCTGGTTCGCCCTCCTCCTGCTCGTGCTGTTGGCCTTCGCCGGCGTCGGCATCGATGTCGCCAACTGGTGGTTCACCGCGCAGCGGGCCCAGCGGGCGGCCGACGCCGCCGCGCTCGGCGGCGTCGTGTTCCTCCCCGGCGACCCGGTGACGGCGGCCAGCACGGCCGTCGACATCTCGGGCCGCAACGGCTACCGCAACGGGGTCAACGCCAGCGTCGTCGCCACCCAGGAGCCGAATCCGACCCGGCTCAGGGTGAAGGTGACGACCGTCGTCGACAACTACTTCGTCGGGCTCGTCGCCGCCGACCGCCAGACGATCAGCCGGCAGGCGGTGGCCGACTTCCAGGGGCCGGTCCCGATGGGCAGCCCCGAGAACCGGCTCGGCAACGACCCGGACCAGCCGGCCGCGGCCCTGCCCCAGATGTGGCTCAACCTGGCGGCCAGGGGAGCCAACAAGGCCAACGGCGACCGCTACCAGTCGACCGGCTGCGGCGTGGCCGCCTACCAGTGCTCGGGCACCAACAACGAGTACAGCCCGAACGGCTACTTCTTCACGGTGCGGGTCAGCGCCATCGGCTCCGGCCCGCTCACGTTCCAGGCCTTCGACCCGGTGTACGCGACGGTCGGCGACAACTGCGACGTCAACCTGCCGACCGCGGCGCAGGCGACGGCGCTGAAGAACACCGGACGGTCGGAGTACGCCGACGCCCCGACCCGCTACGCCACCGGGTCGACCGGCGCCGCCGCGCCGTTCTGCACCGGCGACAACAGCGTGGGCGGCACCGGGATGATCTCGACGTTCATCGTGCGGGCGCCCGACAACACGCCGTGGAGCAACACCGACAACCCGGTGGTGTCGACGGCGTCGTGCCAGCCCCGCCAGTACGGCGCCTGGGACCAGGCCGTCTACCCCCTCCTCAGCCCGTCGAGCCCGACGTACAACCCCACGTTCGCCTCCCAGTTCCGGCGGTGGGTGACGTACTGCCAGATCCCCGCGGGCACGGTCGTGCGGGGCGACTACATCGTGCAGGTCCGGTCCAACGCTCTCAGCGGCTCGCCGCTCGTGGCGTCCTCGCCGTCGACCGGCGGCCACAACCGCTTCTCCATGCGGGCCGGGTTCGGCACGACGACCCTGAGCGGCACCGGCGTGTCGCTGTTCGCCACCGGCCGCCTGCCCATCTACATGAACGCCACCGGGTCCGACACCCGGTTCTTCGTCGCCCGCATCCCCCCGAGCACCGCCGGGCGGACCCTGCACCTCGAGTTCTTCGACGTGGGCGACGCCGCCGCCGCCGGCTCGATCACGATCCTGCGGCCGCTGTCCTACGGCGAGTCGGCCTTCCCGTCGTGCCGCTTCAAGCGGGACAACTCCGTCGCCGTGAACACCGCGCCGTGCACGCTCACCGGCGTCTCCGCCGCCGGCGGGTACAACGGCCGGCTGGTGACCGCCGACATCCCGCTCGCCACCAACTACACGTGCAACATGGCGAACGCGCTCGACTGCTGGGTGAAGATCCGCTTCACCTATCCCTCGGGCACGAGCGTGCAGGACACCACGACGTGGGCCGCCAACGTGGTCGGCGACCCCGTCCGCCTCGTCGAGTAGCGCCCCTATCCTGGCCCGGTGTCGGGCTTCGTCGACGAGAGCGGCCTCCACGTCCGCGGCGGCGACGGCGGGGCCGGCGCCGTGTCGTTCCGCCGCGAGGCCTACGTGCCGAAGGGCGGTCCGGACGGGGGCGACGGCGGCAAGGGCGGCGACGTCTGGCTGGTCGCCGACCGCAACGTCGCCTCCCTGCTGGCCTTCAGGGACCACCCGCACCGCGCCGCGGGCAACGGCGGCCACGGGTCGGGCAAGCGCCGCCACGGCGCCGGCGGGGCCGACCTGCTCGTGCCCGTCCCCGAGGGCACCGTCGTGAAGGACCGGGACGGCACCGTGCTGGCCGACCTGGTGCGGGTCGGCGACCGCTGGCGCGCCGCCGAGGGCGGCCGGGGCGGGCGGGGCAACGCCAGCTTCCTGTCGAACCGCCGGCGGGCGCCGTCCTTCGCCGAGCAGGGCGAGAAGGGCGAGGAGCGGTGGCTGCGGCTGGAGCTGAAGCTGATGGCCGACGTCGCCCTCGTCGGGCTGCCCAACGTGGGCAAGAGCACCCTGATCTCCCGCATCTCGGCGGCCCGGCCCCGCATCGCCGACTACCCGTTCACCACCCTCGAGCCGAACCTCGGCGTGGTCCGCATGGAGGACGGCGACGAGATGGTGGTCGCCGACGTGCCCGGGCTGATCGAGGGGGCGAGCGAGGGCAAGGGGCTCGGCCACCGGTTCCTCCGTCACGTCGAGCGGGCCAGGGTGCTCGTCGTCCTGCTCGACCTGGCCGAGGTGGCCGAGCGCCCGCCCGACGCCCAGCTCTCCGTGCTGCTCGACGAGCTCGGCCGCTACCGGCCCGAGCTGCTGGAGCGGCCGCGGGTCGTGGTCGGCTCCCGGGCCGACCTGGCCGGGTCGGGGCCGGGGGCGGCGTGGGACGGCGACCGGGTGTCGGCGGTGACCGGCGAGGGCGTCACCCGGCTGGTCGGGCGCATGGCCGACCACGTGCGGGCGGCCAGGGCGGCCGAGCCCGAGCCCGACGGGTACGTCGTGCACCGGCCGGTGGCGGAGGGCTTCCGGGTCGAGCGGGATGCCGGCGGCGGCTGGGTCGTCGTCGGCCGGCAGGCCGAGCGGGCCGTCGCCCTGTCCGACCTCACCAACCCGGACGCGCTGGCCTACGCCCAGGCCCGGCTGCGCCGCATCGGGGTCGACCGGGCGCTGGCGAAGGCGGGGGCCAGGGCGGGCGACACCGTCCGCATCGGCGACCTGCGCTTCGACTACGAGCCCGACGGGTGATCGTCGTCGCCAAGATCGGCTCGTCGTCGCTCACCGACGAGCACGGCGACATCGACGAGGCCGCCGTCGAGAAGGTCTGCGGCGAGATCGCCGTCCTCCGGGCCGCCGGCCACCTCGTCGTCCTCGTCACCTCGGGGGCCATCGCCGCCGGCCTGCCCGCGCTCGGGCTGTCCGGCGACCGGCGCCCGCGGGACGGCGCCACCCTCCAGGCGGTGTCGGCGGTGGGTCAGGGGCGGCTGATGCGGGTGTACGACCGGGTGCTCGGGCGGGCCGGGCTGGTCGGCGGGCAGGTGCTGCTGGCCCCGCTCGACTTCTTCGTCCGCCAGCAGTACCTCCACGCCCGCAGCACCCTGCTGCGCCTGCTCGAGCTCGGCGTCGTGCCGGTCGTGAACGAGAACGACGCCATCGCCGACGACGAGATCCGCTTCGGCGACAACGACCGGCTGGCCGCCCTCGTCGCCCACCTCGTGGCCGCCGACGTGCTCGTGCTGCTCACCGACGCGCCCGGCCTGCTCACCGCCGACCCGAGGGTCGACTCGTCGGCCTCGCTGATCGAGGAGATCGTCGAGGTCGACCACGAGCTGGAGCGGCTGGCCGGCGGCCCGGGCGCGATCGGCAGCGGCGGCATGGCGTCGAAGCTGGCGGCGGCGAAGATCGCCGCCTGGTCGGGGGTGCGGGCCGTGATCGCCGCCGCCGACCGGGACGGCGTGCTGGCCGACGCCGTCGCCGGCCTGCCCGGCGTGGGCACCACCGTGCTGCCGAGGGCGCGCCGGCTGCCGGCCCGCAAGCTGTGGATCGCGTTCGCCGTCGGGTCGTCCGGCACCGTCGTGGTCGACGCCGGGGCGAGGGCGGCGCTGCTCGACCGGCAGACGTCGCTGCTGGCCGCCGGCGTCGTGCGCTGCGAGGGCCGGTTCGGGCCCGACGACGCCGTCGAGGTCGCCGGCCCCGACGGCCGGGTGTTCGCGAAGGGACTGGTCCGCCTGGGCAGCGAGGCCCTGGCCTCCGTGGCCGGCCGCCGCACCTCCGACCTGCCCGACGGCACCCCCCGCGAGGTCGTCCACCGGGACGACCTGGTGGTGCTGCCCTAGCCGCTACGCGGTGCCGGGGGTGGCCGTGCCCTCCGTGGGGACGGCCGTGCCGGGCTGGGGGATCTCGGCGGCCGCCGGCTCGCCCGAGGCCAGGCCGAGCTGGGAGCGGATCTGGGACAGCCGGGCCTGGGCCTCGGTGTTCATGGCCGCCTGCTCGATCTCGAGCATCCGGCCCTCGACCGACTCGCCGGCCAGCTCGGACATGCCGCGCGCCTTGGCGTAGCGCTGCTCGATCTTGTCCCGCACCTCGTCGAGGGTCGGCACGTCCTCGCCGACCGTCTCGGACAGCGAGGACATCGCCCGGTTCATCTGCTCCTGCATCTTCGCCTGGTCGAGCTGGCTCATCAGCTTCTGGCGCTCGCTCAGCTTGCGCTGGAGCTGGGCCGAGTTCTGCTGGACGGCCGCCTTGGCCTGGTCGGCCGCCTGGGTGGCCTGGAGGTGCAGGGTCTTCAGGTCCTCGATCTCGCGCTCCAGCGCGATGAGGCGGTTGGCGAAGGACTCGGCGGCCGACGTGTACTGCGCGGCCTTGGCCGTGTCGCCCGCCTTGGTCGCCTCGTCGGCCATGAGCACGGCCTGGCGGGCGTTGGCGTTCACCTTCTCGAGCTCGCCCATCGTGCGGTTGAGCCGCATCTCGGTCTGCTTCTGGTTGGCGATGACGTTGGCGGCCTGCTCACGCAGCCGGCGGTGCTGCTCCTGCGCCTCGATGATCGCCTGCTCGAGCTGGACCTTCGGGTCGGCCATCTCGTTGAACGACCCCGTCATCCGGGCCGTCATGTACTTCCACCAGCGGCGGAGGAGCTTGAACATGGGGACGAGCCTAGGGCAGACCCCGTCGGCGACGCGTACGGGAGGCGACGAGGTCGGCGACCGAGCGGACCTCGTCCACCCGCAGCACGAAGAGCCCGGCGCCGTAGACGGCCGCGCCGGTCGCCACGCCGGCGGCCATGCGGACCACGGCCGGGCCGCCGGTGTCGCCGCCCACCGACCGGGCGACCACCCACACGGCGGCGGCCATCACCCCGGTGGCGGCGCCGATCCTGGCCAGGCTGGTCGCCGTCCGCCGCCCGTCCAGGCCGCCCAGCCGTCGCCGGAGCACGGCCCAGGCCACCACGGCGGCGATCGTGTACGCCCCGGCGTAGGCGACGGCGAGCCCCTGCACCTGGAAGCGGTGGACGAGGGCGACGGCCAGCACCATGTTCACGCCGTTCTCGAGCACGTTCAGCAGGAACGGCGTGCGGGTGTCCTTCAGCGCGTAGAACCCGCGGAGGACGTAGAGGTAGGCCGAGAAGCCGAGCAGGCCCAGGCTGAACAGGGCCAGCACCTCGGCCGTGCGGGCCGCCGACGCGCCGCTCAGCGCGCCCCGTTCCAGCAGGGCGGACACGATCGGGCGGGCCAGCAGCGCGTACCCGGCGGCGGCGGGGAGGACGACCAGGGCGAGGAGCCGCAGCCCGAGCGAGAAGCGCCGCCGCATGCCGTCCCAGTCGGCCCTCGCCGCGAACGCGGCCAGGTCGGGGGCGACCGTCGTCATGATCGACACCGCGAACAGCCCGTGGGGCAGCTGGAAGAACACGAACGCGTACTGGTAGGCGGACACGTCGCCGGGCCGCTCGTTGGCCAGCGCCAGCACGAGGAACAGGCAGGCCTGGTTGGCGGCGACGTAGCCGAGCGTCCACCCGGACAGCCCGGCCACCGCCCGCACGGCCGGGTGGCGCAGCTGCGGCCGCCAGCGCAGCTGGACCCCGGCCCGGCGGACGGCCCACACGTTGACGACCGCCATGGCCGCCACCCCGCCGGTGGCGCCGAGGCCGAGGACGGCGAGCAGGCCGGCGTCGCCCCGCACGTCCCCGAGCGCCGGGCGGTGGCCGGCCAGGGTGGGCACGGCCAGCAGGGCGGCGCTGACCACGAGGTTGTTCAGGACCGGGGCGAACGCCGGCGGGCCGAACCGGCGCCGGCTGTTCAGCAGGGCGGTGGCCAGCGCGGTCACCCCGAAGAACAGGATCTGGAGGAGGAACAGCCGCAGCAGCGGCAGCATGACGGCGGCCTGGGCGTCGGCCGCCCGCTCGTCCAGCCGCACGGTGTAGACGTGCACGAGCAGTGGTGAGGCGGCGACGGCGATCGCGGTCAGGACGACGAGCGCGGCGGTGGCCACCGTGACGACTGCGCTGGTCGCCTCGTCGTCGCCCCGCTCGCGGTGCTCGACGAACAGCGGGACGAGCGTGGCCGACAGCACGCCGCCGAGGAGCAGCTCGTAGACGATCAGCGGCGTGGTGTTGGCCAGGTTGTAGGCGTCGGACAGGGCGGTGGCGCCGAGCGCGTACGTCAGCGCGCCGACCCGGACGAGGCCGGTCACCCGGCTGAGCGCGGTGCCGACGCCGACGACGGCCGAGGAGCGCACGAGGTCGCCCGCCGCCGTCGCCGCCGGCGACGGGGTGCCCGACCCCGGGGAGGTGGCCGACCGGACGGCCTCGCCCCCGGCCGACGCCGGGTGCTCGGCCTCGGTCACGCCGTGCCGGTGGCGAGGCCCCGGCCCGGCCCCTCGGTCTCCTCGAGGGCCTGGCGGAGGGCCTCCATCTCCTGGACGACGCTGTCGACGTCGGTGCCGAGCGTCTCCAGGTCGCTGACGTCGTTGGCCGTCACCGACAGCTCGATGGCCCGGGCGACGGCCTCGTCCAGCTGCGCGTTCAGCAGCTGGAGCGTCTCGCCGGCCTGCTGCACGGTGCCGTACATGCGCTCGGCCGAGGCCAGCTGGGAGCGCAGGGCCTGGGCCGTGCGCTCGAGGTTGGTCCCGTGCGCCCACGGCTCGTCCATGTTCCGCTCGACCTGGGCCAGCTGGGCCTGGGTCTGGCGGACGTCGAGGTGGCCGAGCGCCCGCTCGAAGGCGTGGCCCTGCCGGGCGACGGCCCACACCTCCTCGACCCCGGTCGCCACCCGCTCGCCGATCTCCTTCAGCCGGTCCTGGAGCGGGCCGGGGCGGGTGCCCCTGATCGCCGCCTCGAACCGGTTGCGGGCCTGCTGCGCGTCCTGCACGAAGTGGCGCCAGGGCTCCTTCAGGGCGAACGGGTCGACGTCCGGCCCGCGGCGGGGTCGGGGGATGGCGACGGCCACCCGCGCCCCGTAGGCGACGGCCCCGACGGCGGCCGCCGCGGCGATGGGCAGCCCGGCCAGGATCCCGGCGGCCGCACCCGCCCCGGCCAGCAGGATGCCGAGCGGCGACATGATCGCCCTCGCCACCTGGGGCGTGAAGAACCGGTCCCGGAACGCCATCCCGGCCTCAGCCTGTCAGATCGACGGCGCGCCCCGATGCCGCTCCCGGGTGGACGCACGGCCCGCAGCCGTGGCCCGCCCGCCACCGGGCGATCACGTCCCCGATCGGCGCCCCGCGCCGCCGAGCGTCGTGGCGCACCAGCGCGCCCGTTCGGCGACGGCGTCGGTGAGTCGTGGGGGGAGCGGGCTGTCGAGGTCGCGGACGGACGCCGCCGCCTCCGCGACGGCGTCCGGGGCGACGTCGACGACGCGGCGCGCCCGCACGACCAGCTCGTCGGCGGGGATCCGCAGCTGCCGCGCCATCGCCGTCCACGTGCTCGGGCGCTGGGTGTGGAGGCGGTAGTCGTCGCCCAGCTTCATCGCCAAGGTCAGCTTCCTCGGGTGCACGCCGTAGGGGAGCGCGGACGCGATGTCGTACAGGGGGGCCAGCCGCACGTTGGGCCCGGCGAGCAGGACGGAGTAGTTCTTGGCGTGGGCGTCGGTGGCGGCGATCACCCAGTTCCACACCAGCGCGTCCGCGAAGGCGCGTACGGCGGCCTCCGCCGGGCCGGCCGGCATCGAGCCGCGGAGGAGCCGGGCGACGTCGGTCGGCCCCGGACCGCCGTCGGCCTGGTACTTCGCCGACGGGGCGACGCCCAGTGCCTGGCACGCGTCCTCCTGGTGGATGCGGACCGTCGACGTCCCGTGCGGCACGCGGTCGTAGCGCTCGACCACGACGGCCGTCAGTCCGCCGATGGTGCCGACGTCGGTGCGGACGGCCGGGAGCCCGGCAGCCGCGGCGGCGCGGAGGCAGACGTGCTCGTTGAGGTCGTGGTCGTCGAGCCCGGCGATCGCCGGCTTGAGGATGTGGGTGCTGGCCGCCCTGCCGACCGGCAGGCCCCACCGCCGGCCGTCGTGGAACAGCGCGGTCTTCGCCTGGGCGCCGGCGAGGCTGAACCGCCCGGCGAAGTCGGCGCCGAGCCAGGCTGCCGCGTCGGAGCGGAGCTCGGCGAGGCGGCGGGCGACGTCGTCCTCGGTCAGCCACTCGATCGTCCCGGGCCGGCCGAGGTGGTCGGCGACGCCGTCGGGCTCGACGAAGGCGACGGCTCCGGCGCAGTCGAGCCCGACCGGGCTGGCGAGCAGCCCGAATGGCGACGCCAGCGACACCTGGAACCGCCGGGCCCAGCGCTGGAGGACGGCGTCGTTGTCCGGGAGCAGGCCCCAGAGCCAGGGCGTCACCACGGCGTCCTGGTGCACCCGGACCCGCGGCGACATCGACAGCGAGAGCGGCGTCCGGTCGCCCCTCGCCTGGTAGTCCTCGGCGTACACGAACGTCAGCCGCCCATTGCGCGACCGCTCGAGCGCTCCGGCGATCGTGTCGCCCACGAGGACGACGAGCGTGGACGTCACCGACGGAGGTAGTTCGACAGGAACGCGTCGAGGTCGATCGTGTGGGTGTCGCCCGGGGTCGGCGGCGCCGCCTGCTCGGTCCCGACCTCGAGCACCAGGCCGAGGGCGTCGAGGAGGCGAAGCACCGTCACGAGGTCGCCGCCGCTGGCGCCCCGCTCGAAGTCCGAGACCCACTTCCGGGAGACGGCGGCCCGGGCGGCGAGGTCGCGCTGGGTCCACCCGAGGTCGAGGCGCCGGCCCCGGGCCAGCGCGGCGAGGTCACGTGGCGTCCGGATCGGCATGGCTCACCCCTGTGCCACCAGTCGGTGACACTGTACCGGTGTCACCGATCGGTGATCGCCGGGGTGGTACCGGTCAGAAGTTGGAGATGACGGCGGTGAAGACGCGGCCGATCGTGGTCGCGTCGGTCGCCGCGTACACGGCGGAGTTGCTGGCCTCGGCGATGCGGCGGAGGACGGTCTGGTCGGCGTCGGTGCCGTAGGCGATGGGGAACACCCTCACGGGGCGGGTGGCCTGGCCCTCCGTCCCGGCCCGCAGCGCGCCGAGCAGGGACTCCAGCTGGGCCTCGTCGTCGCTCGTGACCCCGTCGTCGTTCTTGCCGTCGGAGAGCACGACGACGGCGTTGATCCTGGCGGGGTCGAAGCCCTCCAGCGCGGTCTCGTAGGCCGACTGGACGGCCGTGTAGAGCGGGGTGGCGTTCGTCGGGAACAGCGAGCGGATGCGGGTCTGCACCGACTCCCGCTGCTCGCCGGCCGGGCCGAGGGCGACGAGGTCGAGGAACTCCTGGTCCTGCCCGTCCCCGAGGTTCGTGCTGAACACCCGCAGCCCGATCTCGTCGTCCGGGTTGAACAGCTCCATGGCCTCGACGGCGGCCTCCTTGGCCAGGTCGAGCTTGGTGGGCCCTCCGGGGTCGCCCGGGTCGGCCGGGTCGCCCATCGACCCGGAGATGTCGATGAGCAGCAGCACCCTCGCCTTCTTCCGCTGGTCCTCCCAGCGGTCGAGGACGCCGATCATCACCGGCGGGTCGGGGATCTCGAGCGTCGTCTGGGGCTGCTCAGGGTCGAGGCCGTTCGCCGCCGTGATCGGGTCGCCCAGGGCCACCTCGGGGTTGCCCGGCCGGAAGCCGAACTCGAGCACCTTGCGCTGGTTGTCGGGCTGCTGCACGAACTCGCCGAAGCGCTCGGCGCCCTCCCGCTCGAGCTCGTCCACCCACGGGGCGTCGAGGACGATGTACGGGTTGTCGGAGAAGAGCGTCCCCTCCTCCGGGTAGATGGCGACGAGGGGGACGCGGGGCGGGCGGGGCTCCTCGCCGGGGTCGAGCACGCCGTCGGGGTTGCCGGTGTTGTAGTCGACGACCGACT encodes the following:
- a CDS encoding pilus assembly protein TadG-related protein; this encodes MTPDDAPAGDRLSGDDDGFVAVWFALLLLVLLAFAGVGIDVANWWFTAQRAQRAADAAALGGVVFLPGDPVTAASTAVDISGRNGYRNGVNASVVATQEPNPTRLRVKVTTVVDNYFVGLVAADRQTISRQAVADFQGPVPMGSPENRLGNDPDQPAAALPQMWLNLAARGANKANGDRYQSTGCGVAAYQCSGTNNEYSPNGYFFTVRVSAIGSGPLTFQAFDPVYATVGDNCDVNLPTAAQATALKNTGRSEYADAPTRYATGSTGAAAPFCTGDNSVGGTGMISTFIVRAPDNTPWSNTDNPVVSTASCQPRQYGAWDQAVYPLLSPSSPTYNPTFASQFRRWVTYCQIPAGTVVRGDYIVQVRSNALSGSPLVASSPSTGGHNRFSMRAGFGTTTLSGTGVSLFATGRLPIYMNATGSDTRFFVARIPPSTAGRTLHLEFFDVGDAAAAGSITILRPLSYGESAFPSCRFKRDNSVAVNTAPCTLTGVSAAGGYNGRLVTADIPLATNYTCNMANALDCWVKIRFTYPSGTSVQDTTTWAANVVGDPVRLVE
- a CDS encoding TadE family protein produces the protein MARRARRGRQRGSVLVEAAIIFPVLLMVTFGMIEYGLAFMSASTTSSATRSGARIASTAYAPAVRSGTANGVIDQVRLAVEDDLKALSRATPVKLWMYRADPSSPGGAPTGSPNFTTCTTNCIRWTWDGNHFASRAGTWPSPTACGSTLDSVGIYVQVRHEFLTGFFGNGKTISEHTVMRIEPLPTDQCP
- the proB gene encoding glutamate 5-kinase, whose amino-acid sequence is MIVVAKIGSSSLTDEHGDIDEAAVEKVCGEIAVLRAAGHLVVLVTSGAIAAGLPALGLSGDRRPRDGATLQAVSAVGQGRLMRVYDRVLGRAGLVGGQVLLAPLDFFVRQQYLHARSTLLRLLELGVVPVVNENDAIADDEIRFGDNDRLAALVAHLVAADVLVLLTDAPGLLTADPRVDSSASLIEEIVEVDHELERLAGGPGAIGSGGMASKLAAAKIAAWSGVRAVIAAADRDGVLADAVAGLPGVGTTVLPRARRLPARKLWIAFAVGSSGTVVVDAGARAALLDRQTSLLAAGVVRCEGRFGPDDAVEVAGPDGRVFAKGLVRLGSEALASVAGRRTSDLPDGTPREVVHRDDLVVLP
- a CDS encoding extracellular solute-binding protein, whose protein sequence is MTRRLLAAVVAAALLASCSPGGSTDESSDTTSDLGDPGDCAVIDMAVSSEKVSLLTELAGVFNESESAQVGDECVFVQPFNKASGAATTLLADGWPDTDLNGPQPVVWSPASSAWGAILNQRLADRGQPAMVGDFQPFMLTPLVIAMPRPMAEALGWPDEPLGWADILELARSGGGWGDFGHPEWGAFRLGKTNPNFSTSGLSALIAQTYAATGTTSGLSLEDLDSPEVADFNEGVESAVVHYGDITQTFLNNLYRADQRGAGLTYVSAVAVEEKSVVDYNTGNPDGVLDPGEEPRPPRVPLVAIYPEEGTLFSDNPYIVLDAPWVDELEREGAERFGEFVQQPDNQRKVLEFGFRPGNPEVALGDPITAANGLDPEQPQTTLEIPDPPVMIGVLDRWEDQRKKARVLLLIDISGSMGDPADPGDPGGPTKLDLAKEAAVEAMELFNPDDEIGLRVFSTNLGDGQDQEFLDLVALGPAGEQRESVQTRIRSLFPTNATPLYTAVQSAYETALEGFDPARINAVVVLSDGKNDDGVTSDDEAQLESLLGALRAGTEGQATRPVRVFPIAYGTDADQTVLRRIAEASNSAVYAATDATTIGRVFTAVISNF
- the murJ gene encoding murein biosynthesis integral membrane protein MurJ; the encoded protein is MTEAEHPASAGGEAVRSATSPGSGTPSPAATAAGDLVRSSAVVGVGTALSRVTGLVRVGALTYALGATALSDAYNLANTTPLIVYELLLGGVLSATLVPLFVEHRERGDDEATSAVVTVATAALVVLTAIAVAASPLLVHVYTVRLDERAADAQAAVMLPLLRLFLLQILFFGVTALATALLNSRRRFGPPAFAPVLNNLVVSAALLAVPTLAGHRPALGDVRGDAGLLAVLGLGATGGVAAMAVVNVWAVRRAGVQLRWRPQLRHPAVRAVAGLSGWTLGYVAANQACLFLVLALANERPGDVSAYQYAFVFFQLPHGLFAVSIMTTVAPDLAAFAARADWDGMRRRFSLGLRLLALVVLPAAAGYALLARPIVSALLERGALSGASAARTAEVLALFSLGLLGFSAYLYVLRGFYALKDTRTPFLLNVLENGVNMVLAVALVHRFQVQGLAVAYAGAYTIAAVVAWAVLRRRLGGLDGRRTATSLARIGAATGVMAAAVWVVARSVGGDTGGPAVVRMAAGVATGAAVYGAGLFVLRVDEVRSVADLVASRTRRRRGLP
- a CDS encoding type II toxin-antitoxin system HipA family toxin, with translation MTSTLVVLVGDTIAGALERSRNGRLTFVYAEDYQARGDRTPLSLSMSPRVRVHQDAVVTPWLWGLLPDNDAVLQRWARRFQVSLASPFGLLASPVGLDCAGAVAFVEPDGVADHLGRPGTIEWLTEDDVARRLAELRSDAAAWLGADFAGRFSLAGAQAKTALFHDGRRWGLPVGRAASTHILKPAIAGLDDHDLNEHVCLRAAAAAGLPAVRTDVGTIGGLTAVVVERYDRVPHGTSTVRIHQEDACQALGVAPSAKYQADGGPGPTDVARLLRGSMPAGPAEAAVRAFADALVWNWVIAATDAHAKNYSVLLAGPNVRLAPLYDIASALPYGVHPRKLTLAMKLGDDYRLHTQRPSTWTAMARQLRIPADELVVRARRVVDVAPDAVAEAAASVRDLDSPLPPRLTDAVAERARWCATTLGGAGRRSGT
- the obgE gene encoding GTPase ObgE, with amino-acid sequence MSGFVDESGLHVRGGDGGAGAVSFRREAYVPKGGPDGGDGGKGGDVWLVADRNVASLLAFRDHPHRAAGNGGHGSGKRRHGAGGADLLVPVPEGTVVKDRDGTVLADLVRVGDRWRAAEGGRGGRGNASFLSNRRRAPSFAEQGEKGEERWLRLELKLMADVALVGLPNVGKSTLISRISAARPRIADYPFTTLEPNLGVVRMEDGDEMVVADVPGLIEGASEGKGLGHRFLRHVERARVLVVLLDLAEVAERPPDAQLSVLLDELGRYRPELLERPRVVVGSRADLAGSGPGAAWDGDRVSAVTGEGVTRLVGRMADHVRAARAAEPEPDGYVVHRPVAEGFRVERDAGGGWVVVGRQAERAVALSDLTNPDALAYAQARLRRIGVDRALAKAGARAGDTVRIGDLRFDYEPDG
- a CDS encoding helix-turn-helix domain-containing protein, which codes for MPIRTPRDLAALARGRRLDLGWTQRDLAARAAVSRKWVSDFERGASGGDLVTVLRLLDALGLVLEVGTEQAAPPTPGDTHTIDLDAFLSNYLRR
- a CDS encoding PspA/IM30 family protein, with translation MFKLLRRWWKYMTARMTGSFNEMADPKVQLEQAIIEAQEQHRRLREQAANVIANQKQTEMRLNRTMGELEKVNANARQAVLMADEATKAGDTAKAAQYTSAAESFANRLIALEREIEDLKTLHLQATQAADQAKAAVQQNSAQLQRKLSERQKLMSQLDQAKMQEQMNRAMSSLSETVGEDVPTLDEVRDKIEQRYAKARGMSELAGESVEGRMLEIEQAAMNTEAQARLSQIRSQLGLASGEPAAAEIPQPGTAVPTEGTATPGTA